Proteins encoded within one genomic window of Episyrphus balteatus chromosome 1, idEpiBalt1.1, whole genome shotgun sequence:
- the LOC129907750 gene encoding uncharacterized protein LOC129907750 — MGSPASPILADIVMEALLDNVFEKIPYKPKIITKYVDDIFIILKSCHVDSTLTALNSFHPKIQFTVEFENNGKLPYLAVLVIRRNNRLIFDWYKKPTSSGRLINFNSKQPKQVIINTAKNFVNRVLDISDIVFRQKNIQIIMDTLLSNSFPLNIIKTLLNQYFNPLVQINSVANVTPFSYKSIVYIPNLSNRMLNAPIRNKDNVRIAFKSANILRSSLFSNLKGELNKNEKSNIVYKIKCLGDGIINCPSAYVGTSMQKLKNRLAGHRSDINSGHSHKTALALHCIDEGHRPDFNNVDIIQTEKHYSKRMLLEMLHILNTDNTVNRRSDCEGLSNIYSQFVHRNILG, encoded by the coding sequence ATGGGAAGTCCAGCTTCTCCAATATTAGCAGATATTGTAATGGAAGCATTATTagataatgtttttgaaaaaattccttATAAGcctaaaataattacaaaatatgTTGATGATATTTTTATCATCCTAAAATCTTGTCATGTTGATTCAACTCTAACTGCTTTAAACTCGTTTCATCCGAAAATTCAGTTTACAGTTGAGTTTGAAAATAATGGAAAACTTCCATATCTGGCTGTGTTAGTAATAAGAAGAAATAATAGGTTAATATTTGATTGGTACAAAAAACCAACATCTTCAGGTcgtcttattaattttaattctaaACAGCCTAAACAAGTTATTATCAATacagcaaaaaattttgttaatagaGTTTTAGATATCAGTGACATTGTCTTTcgtcaaaaaaacatacaaataattATGGATACGTTACTTTCCAATTCATttcctttaaatataataaaaacattactgaaTCAATATTTCAATCCATTGGTTCAGATAAATTCAGTAGCAAATGTTACtccattttcatacaaaagtattGTATACATTCCAAATCTTTCCAATAGAATGTTAAATGCTCCAATAAGAAATAAAGATAATGTTCGTATAGCTTTCAAATCGGCAAATATCCTAAGAAGTTCATTGTTTTCGAATTTAAAAGGTgaacttaataaaaatgaaaaatcaaatattgtctACAAGATAAAATGCTTAGGTGATGGAATAATAAATTGTCCTTCCGCTTATGTAGGAACGTCTatgcaaaaacttaaaaatcgtttagCTGGTCATAGATCAGATATTAATAGCGGACATTCACATAAGACAGCATTAGCTTTGCATTGCATAGATGAAGGACATAGACCAGATTTCAATAACGTTGATATTATACAGACAGAAAAACACTATAGCAAACGTATGTTACTagaaatgttacatattttaaatacaGATAATACGGTTAATAGGAGATCTGATTGCGAAGGGTTGAgcaatatttatagtcagtttgtgcatagaaatattttaggctaa
- the LOC129907749 gene encoding uncharacterized protein LOC129907749 isoform X2, whose translation MGSPASPILADIVMEALLDNVFEKIPYKPKIITKYVDDIFIILKSCHVDSTLTALNSFHPKIQFTVEFENNGKLPYLDVLVIRRNNRLIFDWYKKPTSSGRLINFNSKQPKQVIINTAKNFVNRVLDISDIVFRQKNIQIIMDTLLSNSFPLNIIKTLLNQYFNPLVQINSVANVTPFSYKSIVYIPNLSNRMLNAPIRNKDNVRIAFKSANILRSSLFSNLKGELNKNEKSNIVYKIKCLGDGIINCPSVYVGTSMQKLKNRLAGHRSDINSGHSHKTALALHCIDEGHRPDFNNVDIIQTEKHYSKRMLLEMLHILNTDNTVNRRSDCEGLSNIYSQFVHRNVLG comes from the coding sequence ATGGGAAGTCCAGCTTCTCCAATATTAGCAGATATTGTAATGGAAGCATTATTagataatgtttttgaaaaaattccttATAAGcctaaaataattacaaaatatgTTGATGATATTTTTATCATCCTAAAATCTTGTCATGTTGATTCAACTCTAACTGCTTTAAACTCGTTTCATCCGAAAATTCAGTTTACAGTTGAGTTTGAAAATAATGGAAAACTTCCATATCTGGATGTGTTAGTAATAAGAAGAAATAATAGGTTAATATTTGATTGGTACAAAAAACCAACATCTTCAGGTcgtcttattaattttaattctaaACAGCCTAAACAAGTTATTATCAATacagcaaaaaattttgttaatagaGTTTTAGATATCAGTGACATTGTCTTTcgtcaaaaaaacatacaaataattATGGATACGTTACTTTCCAATTCATttcctttaaatataataaaaacattactgaaTCAATATTTCAATCCATTGGTTCAGATAAATTCAGTAGCAAATGTTACtccattttcatacaaaagtattGTATACATTCCAAATCTTTCCAATAGAATGTTAAATGCTCCAATAAGAAATAAAGATAATGTTCGTATAGCTTTCAAATCGGCAAATATCCTAAGAAGTTCATTGTTTTCGAATTTAAAAGGTgaacttaataaaaatgaaaaatcaaatattgtctACAAGATAAAATGCTTAGGTGATGGAATAATAAATTGTCCTTCCGTTTATGTAGGAACGTCTatgcaaaaacttaaaaatcgtttagCTGGTCATAGATCAGATATTAATAGCGGACATTCACATAAGACAGCATTAGCTTTGCATTGCATAGATGAAGGACATAGACCAGATTTCAATAACGTTGATATTATACAGACAGAAAAACACTATAGCAAACGTATGTTACTagaaatgttacatattttaaatacaGATAATACGGTTAATAGGAGATCTGATTGCGAAGGGTTGAgcaatatttatagtcagtttgtgcATAGAAATGTTTTaggctaa
- the LOC129907751 gene encoding uncharacterized protein LOC129907751, giving the protein MGSPASPILADIVMEALLDNVFEKIPYKPKIITKYVDDIFIILKSCHVDSTLTALNSFHPKIQFTVEFENNGKLPYLDVLVIRRNNRLIFDWYKKPTSSGRLINFNSKQPKQVIINTAKNFVNRVLDISDIVFRQKNIQIIMDTLLSNSFPLNIIKTLLNQYFNPLVQINSVANVTPFSYKSIVYIPNLSNRMLNAPIRNKDNVRIAFKSANILRSSLFSNLKGELNKNEKSNIVYKIKCLGDGIINCPSVYVGTSMQKLKNRLAGHRSDINSGHSHKTALALHCIDEGHRPDFNNVDIIQTEKHYSKRMLLEMLHILNTDNTVNRRSDCEGLSNIYSQFVHRNILG; this is encoded by the coding sequence ATGGGAAGTCCAGCTTCTCCAATATTAGCAGATATTGTAATGGAAGCATTATTagataatgtttttgaaaaaattccttATAAGcctaaaataattacaaaatatgTTGATGATATTTTTATCATCCTAAAATCTTGTCATGTTGATTCAACTCTAACTGCTTTAAACTCGTTTCATCCGAAAATTCAGTTTACAGTTGAGTTTGAAAATAATGGAAAACTTCCATATCTGGATGTGTTAGTAATAAGAAGAAATAATAGGTTAATATTTGATTGGTACAAAAAACCAACATCTTCAGGTcgtcttattaattttaattctaaACAGCCTAAACAAGTTATTATCAATacagcaaaaaattttgttaatagaGTTTTAGATATCAGTGACATTGTCTTTcgtcaaaaaaacatacaaataattATGGATACGTTACTTTCCAATTCATttcctttaaatataataaaaacattactgaaTCAATATTTCAATCCATTGGTTCAGATAAATTCAGTAGCAAATGTTACtccattttcatacaaaagtattGTATACATTCCAAATCTTTCCAATAGAATGTTAAATGCTCCAATAAGAAATAAAGATAATGTTCGTATAGCTTTCAAATCGGCAAATATCCTAAGAAGTTCATTGTTTTCGAATTTAAAAGGTgaacttaataaaaatgaaaaatcaaatattgtctACAAGATAAAATGCTTAGGTGATGGAATAATAAATTGTCCTTCCGTTTATGTAGGAACGTCTatgcaaaaacttaaaaatcgtttagCTGGTCATAGATCAGATATTAATAGCGGACATTCACATAAGACAGCATTAGCTTTGCATTGCATAGATGAAGGACATAGACCAGATTTCAATAACGTTGATATTATACAGACAGAAAAACACTATAGCAAACGTATGTTACTagaaatgttacatattttaaatacaGATAATACGGTTAATAGGAGATCTGATTGCGAAGGGTTGAgcaatatttatagtcagtttgtgcatagaaatattttaggctaa
- the LOC129907749 gene encoding uncharacterized protein LOC129907749 isoform X1, producing the protein MNFYEYVRNTYGFQVCSDLKSFSKIGVSNIKHKNTLVFLLKCREFGLIPEFIQNSTKNVSMLFDFENGECDRGLNKKLSSTSRKYHSKLLNIAISLKQSQIKNQNRLLVVLESKIKRVLLENEYSYFFRSQEITKTKINDSTKFSKKIKLESLKFKARQEMRINFKENWFVNKTQVEFPEDTKWLLSLGPKFALPIKKENIPIFKMIADGEELIKSKEQNEQEPARSCFTQILQNYMRFVSIPYLDKYLNKIFSDTKKFLKRHPEILIVPADKGNVTVAMLRENYFDKMKDMMADRNTYTILRNDPTNKVQNINNNHVKFLFRNNYINEYEKKCMTTYTGGQFPICETVK; encoded by the coding sequence atgaatttttatgaaTATGTAAGAAACACATACGGATTTCAAGTATGTTcagatttaaaaagttttagcAAGATAGGGGTAAGTaatattaaacataaaaatacttTAGTTTTTCTTCTAAAATGTAGGGAATTTGGTTTAATTCCTGAATTTATTCagaattcaacaaaaaatgtttcaatgttGTTCGATTTTGAGAATGGAGAATGTGATAgaggtttaaataaaaaactttcttcAACATCAagaaaatatcattcaaaattACTCAATATTGCAATTTCATTGAAACAATCgcaaatcaaaaatcaaaatagatTATTAGTTGTCTTAGAAAGTAAAATTAAACGCGTATTATTAGAAAATGAATACAGTTATTTCTTCAGGAgccaagaaataacaaaaaccaaaataaatgatagtacaaaattttccaaaaagatAAAGCTTgagtcattaaaatttaaagctAGACAAGAAATGAGgatcaattttaaagaaaattggtTCGTCAATAAAACACAGGTAGAATTCCCAGAGGACACAAAATGGCTTTTATCTTTAGGACCAAAATTTGCGTtacctattaaaaaagaaaacataccAATATTTAAAATGATTGCCGATGGAGAAgagttaataaaaagtaaagaaCAAAATGAACAAGAACCTGCACGGTCATGTTTTACGCAAATATTACAGAATTATATGCGATTTGTATCAATTCCTTATTTggataaatatttgaataaaatatttagtgatacaaaaaagttcttaaaacgACACCCAGAAATTTTGATTGTCCCAGCTGATAAAGGCAATGTTACGGTAGCTATGCTAagagaaaattattttgataaaatgaaaGATATGATGGCTGATAGGAATACTTATACAATTTTAAGAAACGACCCAACAAATAAAGTCCAAAATATTAATAACAACCATGTTAAATTCTTGTTCagaaataattatattaatgaatatgaaaagaaatgtATGACGACTTATACagggggtcaattcccgatctgtgaaactgtgaagtga